A window of Sulfurovum riftiae contains these coding sequences:
- the ileS gene encoding isoleucine--tRNA ligase, which produces MDFKETLLLPKTDFPMRGNLPTNEPKKYKAWFDADIYGQMKAKREGAEMYTLHDGPPYANGDIHIGHALNKILKDIILKYNYFQGKAVRMTPGWDCHGLPIEQKVEEKLGKSKKEAMPTEKFRELCRAHAAKFVDIQRDSFKELGIIADWENPYVTMDFKFEANIYRTLCEVAKRGLLVERHKPIFWSWAARTALADAEVEYEDKEDYSIYVHFELSDAAKEKIGVEGKAGLVIWTTTPWTLPANTGIALNPEEMYVLTDDGHIVAEARYDAMIEEGVVSGHASRKIAATEMEGLLAINPVNGRTSKVVLGDHVLMDGGTGCVHTAPGHGEDDYKVGLKYGLDVVMPVDERGCYDESVVGLNLLPNPEEFVGTHIFKANEPILETLGDALLKQSKFVHSYPHCWRTKKPLIYRATNQWFISIDDAATDAEKTLRVTAVEAIDGVEFYPASSKNRLKPMVEGRPDWCISRQRSWGVPIAFFRIKSTKEVIFDEAVLDHIAALFDEHGADAWYSMSNAELLPEGSAYDPDDLEKIEDILDVWFDSGSTWNSVLKSGNYDAGNYPASLYLEGSDQHRGWFQSSLLLSAAINQKAPYETIITHGFTMDAKGEKMSKSKGNVVAPDKVVKQYGSEILRLWVALSDYQNDQKISDDILKQTAEQYRKIRNTFRFLLANVNDLDIIVSVEAYGELDRWILCKASEVFASVKASFDSYDFLKGFATLNHFITNELSGIYMDITKDRLYCEAKDSEVRRATQSAMLHISKAMLGLVAPVITYTADEILEYAPTIFKGGMENVFDLVYEAVPEVAESFDDAILIEAREKFSEAIDSLKKEKIIKATLELEIAGERDLLPISEDKDLEDWFVVSAVKAASQGEQLASFEVEGKTFTVHKATAAKCPRCWRFTSESEEKLCTRCEEVVA; this is translated from the coding sequence ATGGATTTCAAAGAAACCCTCCTCCTCCCAAAAACAGACTTCCCGATGCGTGGAAACCTTCCGACAAATGAACCCAAAAAGTATAAAGCATGGTTTGACGCCGATATTTACGGACAGATGAAAGCCAAACGTGAAGGTGCCGAGATGTATACACTGCATGACGGACCTCCGTATGCCAATGGTGACATTCATATCGGTCATGCGCTCAACAAGATCCTTAAAGACATCATATTGAAATATAACTACTTCCAGGGCAAAGCAGTCCGTATGACGCCGGGCTGGGACTGTCACGGTCTGCCAATCGAGCAGAAAGTGGAAGAGAAACTTGGCAAGAGCAAGAAAGAAGCGATGCCGACAGAGAAGTTCAGAGAGCTCTGCCGTGCACACGCTGCGAAGTTCGTCGATATTCAGAGAGACAGTTTCAAAGAGCTCGGGATCATCGCCGACTGGGAGAATCCGTATGTGACCATGGACTTCAAATTCGAAGCCAACATCTACAGAACGCTTTGTGAAGTGGCAAAGAGAGGGCTGTTGGTCGAGAGACACAAGCCTATCTTCTGGTCCTGGGCTGCAAGAACAGCACTGGCGGATGCGGAAGTGGAGTATGAGGATAAAGAGGATTACTCCATCTATGTACATTTCGAACTCAGTGATGCTGCCAAAGAGAAAATAGGTGTGGAGGGAAAAGCCGGTCTTGTCATCTGGACGACGACACCATGGACGCTGCCTGCCAATACCGGTATCGCACTGAATCCTGAAGAGATGTATGTGTTGACCGATGACGGACACATCGTTGCAGAGGCACGTTACGATGCAATGATCGAAGAAGGAGTGGTCAGCGGCCATGCTTCAAGAAAGATCGCAGCAACCGAAATGGAAGGCCTTCTGGCGATCAACCCTGTGAACGGGCGTACCTCCAAAGTCGTATTGGGAGACCATGTATTGATGGATGGCGGTACAGGGTGTGTCCATACCGCTCCCGGCCACGGTGAGGATGACTACAAGGTCGGGCTCAAATACGGCCTTGATGTTGTCATGCCCGTGGATGAGAGAGGGTGCTATGACGAATCTGTCGTAGGGTTGAACCTTCTGCCGAATCCGGAAGAATTCGTGGGCACGCATATCTTCAAAGCCAACGAACCGATACTTGAGACTCTGGGAGATGCACTGTTGAAGCAGAGCAAATTCGTTCACTCCTATCCGCACTGCTGGAGAACGAAAAAACCGCTTATCTACAGAGCGACGAACCAGTGGTTCATCTCCATTGACGATGCAGCGACAGATGCTGAAAAAACATTGCGTGTGACAGCGGTTGAGGCGATAGACGGTGTGGAATTCTACCCGGCATCGTCCAAGAACAGACTCAAGCCGATGGTGGAGGGCAGACCGGACTGGTGTATCTCCCGTCAGCGTTCATGGGGTGTACCGATAGCCTTCTTCCGTATCAAGAGTACCAAAGAGGTGATCTTCGACGAAGCGGTGCTTGATCACATTGCTGCACTCTTTGATGAGCATGGTGCAGATGCCTGGTACTCCATGAGCAATGCGGAACTTCTGCCTGAAGGAAGTGCATACGATCCTGATGATCTTGAAAAGATCGAAGATATCCTCGATGTATGGTTCGATTCGGGTTCGACATGGAACTCAGTCCTGAAATCTGGGAACTACGATGCGGGGAATTACCCGGCATCACTCTACCTTGAAGGGTCAGACCAGCACAGAGGATGGTTCCAGTCCTCACTGCTTCTGAGTGCAGCCATCAACCAAAAAGCACCGTATGAGACCATCATTACCCACGGATTCACCATGGATGCCAAGGGTGAGAAGATGAGTAAATCCAAAGGGAACGTGGTCGCACCTGACAAAGTGGTCAAGCAGTACGGCTCCGAGATCCTCAGGCTTTGGGTAGCACTGTCGGACTATCAGAACGATCAGAAGATATCCGATGACATTTTGAAGCAGACAGCGGAGCAGTACAGAAAGATCCGTAACACCTTCAGGTTCCTGCTCGCAAACGTGAATGACCTGGACATTATTGTCTCTGTGGAAGCATACGGTGAATTGGACAGATGGATCCTGTGCAAAGCATCAGAGGTATTTGCATCGGTCAAAGCAAGTTTCGACAGCTATGATTTCCTCAAAGGCTTCGCGACGCTGAATCACTTCATTACCAATGAACTGAGCGGTATCTATATGGATATTACCAAAGACAGACTTTACTGTGAAGCCAAAGATTCCGAAGTAAGACGTGCCACACAGTCTGCAATGCTTCACATCTCCAAAGCGATGCTGGGGTTGGTCGCACCGGTCATTACCTACACGGCCGATGAGATCCTTGAGTATGCACCGACGATCTTTAAAGGCGGGATGGAAAATGTCTTCGACCTTGTCTATGAGGCAGTGCCTGAAGTAGCGGAGAGTTTTGATGATGCGATACTCATTGAGGCACGTGAGAAGTTCTCCGAAGCGATCGATTCATTGAAGAAAGAAAAGATCATAAAGGCGACGCTGGAGCTTGAGATCGCTGGAGAGAGAGACCTGCTTCCTATCTCTGAGGACAAGGACCTTGAAGACTGGTTTGTGGTCTCCGCGGTAAAAGCAGCAAGCCAGGGTGAACAGCTTGCTTCTTTTGAAGTGGAAGGCAAAACATTCACCGTGCATAAAGCAACAGCGGCAAAATGTCCGAGATGCTGGAGATTCACCAGTGAGTCCGAAGAGAAACTCTGTACAAGATGTGAAGAGGTCGTGGCGTAA
- the gatA gene encoding Asp-tRNA(Asn)/Glu-tRNA(Gln) amidotransferase subunit GatA, whose product MITLKEALRKSNEELAALRAELEEKAKASGLNAYVGYESSGEGVPILVKDNIQVKEWPVTAASKILQGYIAPYEATAIKNLKSKGMMAFGRANMDEFAMGSTTESSFYGPTKNPHGTDRVPGGSSGGSAAAVAGGIAIAALGSDTGGSIRQPAAYCGVVGMKPTYGRVSRFGLGAYASSLDQIGPIAQNVEDAAILYDAIKGHDDKDSTSADFEIEDIANNLDTEVKLTIAVIDEHVAQADEDIQKAFAETVARLEDAGHTIVHKEMSNTKYDIATYYILATAEAATNLARYDGVRYGRRAEAKNTEELFYNTRSEGFGEEVKRRILLGNFVLSSGYYDAYYVKAQKVRHLIRDEYNRIFEEADLILSPVAPSVAPKIGSIHDPLEMYKSDMYTLGVNLAGLPGISLPVAKNDEGMPIGLQLIAKAFDEKILFNGAASMEKAVHYAR is encoded by the coding sequence GTGATTACATTAAAAGAAGCATTGAGAAAATCCAATGAAGAGTTGGCTGCATTAAGAGCTGAGCTTGAAGAGAAAGCCAAAGCATCGGGCCTGAACGCCTATGTGGGGTATGAATCTTCCGGTGAGGGGGTTCCCATTCTTGTTAAAGACAATATCCAGGTGAAAGAGTGGCCGGTCACTGCTGCTTCGAAGATACTTCAGGGGTATATTGCTCCTTATGAAGCGACAGCCATCAAAAACCTCAAATCCAAAGGGATGATGGCATTCGGCAGGGCCAACATGGATGAATTTGCCATGGGGTCGACCACTGAGAGCTCTTTTTACGGTCCGACGAAAAACCCTCACGGTACGGACAGGGTACCGGGTGGCTCCTCGGGCGGATCGGCTGCTGCGGTTGCCGGCGGTATCGCCATTGCTGCACTGGGTTCGGATACAGGCGGGTCCATTCGCCAGCCTGCAGCCTACTGCGGTGTGGTCGGAATGAAGCCGACCTATGGACGCGTAAGCCGTTTCGGACTGGGTGCCTATGCTTCGAGCCTTGACCAGATCGGTCCGATCGCGCAGAATGTGGAAGATGCAGCCATACTGTACGATGCGATCAAAGGGCATGACGATAAAGATTCGACCTCTGCGGATTTCGAGATAGAAGATATCGCGAACAATCTGGACACTGAAGTCAAACTGACCATTGCCGTCATCGACGAACATGTGGCACAGGCGGATGAGGATATTCAAAAAGCCTTTGCCGAAACGGTAGCCAGACTGGAAGATGCAGGCCATACCATTGTTCATAAAGAGATGAGCAATACGAAGTATGATATTGCGACATACTACATTCTGGCTACGGCGGAAGCAGCGACCAATCTTGCACGCTACGACGGTGTACGTTACGGTAGAAGGGCTGAAGCGAAAAATACCGAAGAACTCTTTTACAATACCAGAAGCGAAGGGTTCGGAGAAGAGGTCAAAAGAAGGATCCTTCTGGGGAACTTCGTTCTCTCTTCGGGGTATTATGATGCCTACTATGTCAAAGCACAGAAGGTAAGACACCTGATCCGTGACGAATACAACAGGATCTTCGAAGAGGCAGATCTGATCCTCTCTCCGGTCGCACCGTCCGTGGCACCGAAAATAGGTTCGATTCATGATCCGCTCGAGATGTACAAAAGCGATATGTACACACTGGGTGTGAACCTTGCAGGGCTTCCGGGTATCTCCCTGCCTGTGGCGAAGAACGATGAAGGCATGCCTATCGGGCTGCAGCTCATTGCCAAGGCATTCGATGAAAAAATACTCTTTAACGGTGCTGCAAGCATGGAAAAAGCAGTTCATTATGCGCGTTAG
- the guaB gene encoding IMP dehydrogenase yields the protein MNIKTRALTFEDVLLVPQHSTVLPKEVSVKTQLTRNVSLNIPIVSAAMDTVTEFKAAIAMARLGGIGVIHKNMDVATQALQVKKVKKSESGIIIDPIYISPDATVGEADALMGEYRISGVPVVDANQKLLGIITNRDMRFITDMSLKVADTMTPAPLVTAKKGTTLEEAAKVLQKHKIEKLPIVDDNDKLIGLITIKDIEKKVQFPNANKDEFGRLRVAAAIGVGQLDRAKALVEAGVDVIVLDSAHGHSQGIIDTVKLIKKELEVDVIAGNIATAAAAQDLIDAGADGVKVGIGPGSICTTRIVAGVGVPQISAIDEVAQVANKAGVPVIADGGIKYSGDVAKALAVGGSCVMLGSALAGTYEAPGEMIIYNGRQFKEYRGMGSIGAMTKGSTDRYFQEGTAADKLVPEGIEGRVPYRGKIADVVHQMIGGLRSSMGYCGSESIKMFWEKAEFVEITAAGLKESHVHDVTITKESPNYHG from the coding sequence ATGAACATTAAAACAAGAGCGCTCACATTTGAAGATGTACTACTGGTACCGCAACACTCCACTGTCCTCCCAAAAGAAGTAAGTGTCAAGACACAGCTGACACGTAATGTTTCTCTCAATATTCCTATCGTATCGGCTGCGATGGATACCGTAACGGAATTCAAAGCGGCGATCGCCATGGCAAGACTGGGCGGTATCGGTGTGATCCATAAAAACATGGACGTGGCCACACAGGCACTTCAGGTAAAAAAGGTCAAGAAATCTGAGAGCGGTATTATTATCGACCCTATCTATATCAGTCCTGATGCAACGGTCGGAGAGGCGGATGCACTGATGGGCGAGTACAGGATCTCCGGTGTTCCTGTAGTGGATGCAAACCAGAAACTCCTGGGTATCATCACCAACCGTGACATGCGTTTCATTACCGATATGAGCCTCAAAGTGGCAGATACGATGACGCCTGCACCGCTTGTAACGGCAAAGAAAGGTACGACACTTGAAGAGGCAGCAAAAGTACTGCAGAAACACAAGATAGAGAAACTTCCTATTGTAGATGACAATGATAAGCTTATTGGGTTGATCACCATAAAAGATATTGAAAAGAAAGTGCAGTTCCCCAATGCCAACAAAGATGAATTTGGACGTCTCAGAGTCGCTGCAGCGATCGGTGTAGGGCAGCTTGACAGAGCCAAAGCACTGGTTGAAGCGGGGGTAGATGTCATTGTGCTTGATTCTGCACATGGACACTCACAGGGGATCATCGATACGGTCAAACTCATCAAGAAAGAGCTTGAAGTCGATGTGATCGCAGGGAACATTGCAACCGCTGCAGCAGCACAGGATCTCATCGATGCAGGTGCGGACGGTGTGAAAGTAGGTATCGGACCTGGGTCCATCTGTACGACACGTATCGTTGCGGGAGTCGGTGTACCTCAGATCTCTGCGATCGATGAGGTAGCTCAGGTTGCCAACAAAGCAGGTGTACCGGTCATTGCGGATGGAGGTATCAAATACTCCGGTGACGTGGCCAAAGCACTTGCCGTGGGTGGAAGTTGTGTTATGCTCGGTTCTGCATTGGCCGGAACCTATGAGGCACCGGGTGAGATGATCATCTATAACGGTCGTCAGTTCAAAGAGTACAGAGGTATGGGAAGTATCGGCGCGATGACCAAAGGAAGTACGGACAGATACTTCCAGGAAGGGACAGCAGCGGACAAACTGGTCCCTGAAGGGATCGAAGGACGTGTCCCATATAGAGGCAAGATCGCAGATGTGGTCCACCAGATGATCGGCGGTCTCAGATCGTCCATGGGATACTGCGGTTCGGAGAGCATTAAGATGTTCTGGGAGAAAGCGGAATTCGTCGAGATCACAGCGGCAGGACTCAAAGAATCACATGTCCATGATGTGACCATCACCAAAGAGTCTCCGAATTATCACGGTTAA